From a single Nicotiana tomentosiformis chromosome 2, ASM39032v3, whole genome shotgun sequence genomic region:
- the LOC104088422 gene encoding cationic amino acid transporter 1-like: MGIESDEVITESGGGIRRRNCLCTKDDFLPEESFKSWSNYANALRQTPRRLIERVLTRSGDEAELESKSRSQHEMKKTLNWWDLIWFGMGAVIGAGIFVLTGLEASQDAGPAVVLSYAVSGVSALLSVFCYTEFAVEIPVAGGSFAYLRVELGDFVAFIAAGNILLEYVIGGAAVARSWTSYFATLLNFRADKFLITANGLAKGYNQLDPIAVGVCFIICIIAIRSTKGSSRLNYVASIIHIVVIIFIIICGLIKSDTKNYTPFTPFGTRGIFKASAVLFFAYVGFDAVSTMAEETKDPARDIPIGLVGSMVITTTIYCILAITLCLMQPYQNIDPNAPFSVAFKAVGWSWAQYIVAAGALKGMTSVLLVGAVGQARYLTHIARTHMMPPWFSYVDAKTGTPVNATAVMMSATAIVAFFTKLKILSNLLSISTLFIFMLVALALLVRRYYASGVTTNADRNKLIACLLLILGSSIATAAYWGLSENGWIAYCITLPIWFMATAGIYIFVPQARNPKLWGVPLVPWLPSASIAINIFLLGSIDKDSFIRFAGWTGFLLVYYFFFGLHASYDTAKELERSKAGWKSNIEEGNAVSSNGLKHAPSAPPVASGN, encoded by the exons ATGGGGATAGAAAGTGATGAAGTAATTACAGAATCAGGCGGAGGAATTAGGAGAAGAAATTGTTTATGCACAAAAGATGATTTTCTACCTGAGGAGTCATTTAAGAGCTGGAGCAATTACGCGAACGCGCTGAGGCAAACGCCGAGGAGGTTAATAGAACGGGTACTGACACGATCGGGAGATGAGGCGGAGTTAGAGTCCAAGTCGCGAAGTCAGCACGAAATGAAGAAGACACTGAATTGGTGGGACCTGATATGGTTCGGGATGGGAGCCGTGATAGGCGCAGGGATCTTCGTACTGACGGGGCTTGAAGCGAGCCAAGACGCTGGACCGGCTGTAGTACTGTCATATGCCGTTTCCGGTGTCTCCGCCTTGCTCTCCGTCTTCTGCTACACTGAATTTGCCGTTGAGATTCCGGTTGCAG GTGGTTCATTCGCCTACTTGAGGGTAGAGCTTGGTGACTTCGTAGCCTTCATTGCTGCTGGCAATATTCTCCTCGAATACGTGATTGGTGGAGCTGCAGTAGCTCGTTCATGGACCTCCTACTTTGCAACTCTATTGAACTTCAGGGCTGACAAATTTCTCATCACTGCAAACGGTTTAGCCAAGGGCTACAACCAACTTGACCCAATCGCAGTTGGTGTTTGCTTCATCATCTGCATCATTGCAATTCGCAGCACAAAGGGATCTTCTCGTCTCAACTACGTTGCATCGATCATTCACATCGTCGTGATTATTTTCATCATCATCTGTGGCCTAATCAAGTCGGATACCAAGAACTACACCCCCTTTACGCCATTTGGCACTCGTGGCATTTTCAAAGCTTCTGCAGTTTTGTTCTTTGCTTATGTTGGTTTTGATGCTGTTTCAACTATGGCTGAGGAAACTAAGGATCCGGCTCGAGATATCCCCATTGGCCTAGTTGGTTCTATGGTGATTACTACCACTATATACTGTATATTGGCTATAACGCTCTGTCTTATGCAGCCTTATCAGAACATTGATCCTAATGCTCCGTTTTCTGTCGCGTTCAAAGCTGTTGGATGGAGTTGGGCGCAATACATTGTGGCTGCAG GTGCATTGAAAGGAATGACATCTGTATTGCTTGTAGGCGCGGTTGGTCAGGCGCGTTATCTCACTCACATTGCACGGACGCACATGATGCCTCCTTGGTTTTCCTATGTTGATGCAAAAACAGGAACGCCCGTTAATGCCACGGCCGTCATGATGAGTGCTACCGCGATCGTCGCCTTCTTCACGAAGCTCAAAATTCTCTCCAATCTTCTCTCGATCTCTACACTTTTCATCTTTATGCTCGTGGCGCTTGCTCTCCTCGTTCGTCGTTACTATGCAAGCGGCGTGACTACTAACGCGGACCGCAACAAGCTAATTGCGTGCCTATTGCTCATCCTCGGGTCCTCAATTGCCACGGCTGCTTATTGGGGACTTAGTGAGAATGGATGGATTGCATACTGCATTACTCTGCCTATTTGGTTTATGGCAACTGCGGGGATTTACATATTTGTTCCTCAAGCTCGTAATCCAAAGCTATGGGGCGTGCCTCTTGTGCCTTGGTTGCCATCAGCATCAATAGCAATAAACATTTTCCTTCTAGGCTCAATAGATAAAGATTCGTTCATAAGATTTGCTGGCTGGACAGGGTTTCTTTTGGTGTATTACTTCTTTTTTGGGCTACATGCTTCTTATGACACCGCAAAGGAGTTGGAAAGGAGCAAAGCAGGGTGGAAGAGTAATATTGAAGAAGGAAATGCAGTTAGCTCTAATGGGTTAAAACATGCTCCTAGTGCTCCTCCTGTTGCTTCTGGCAACTGA
- the LOC104088423 gene encoding cation-chloride cotransporter 1-like isoform X1 has product MHSDQNKEAIDDGEDIEIADDINQFPTGVGRKYSPVVAHDVNDSAVVEMTSIHPGSSSSFPKHELKKVKVGVQPNMASEEREESAANHNINGPQRESKLELFGFDSLVNILGLKSMTGDQIQAPSSPRDGEDVTITFEQPKPTADKSGTWMGVFMPCLQNILGIIYYIRFSWIVGMAGIGESLLLVVFCGSCTFLTTVSLSAIASNGAMKGGGPYYLIGRALGPEVGVSIGLCFFLGNAIAGAMYVLGAVETFLNAVPSAGIFRETITRVNGTDIAEPITSPSLHDLQIYGIVVSILLCFVVFGGVKMINRVAPAFLVPVLFSLLCIFVGIFSARHDRPAVGITGLNLESFKNNWGSSYQMTNNAGIPDPNGKIYWDFNALVGLFFPAVTGIMAGSNRSASLKDTQRSIPVGTLAATLTTTGLYLVSVLLFGAVSTRDKLLTDRLLSATVAWPLPAIVYVGIILSTLGAALQSLTGAPRLLAAIANDDILPVLNYFKVADGHEPHVATLFTAFICIGCVVIGNLDLVSPTSTMFYLVCYAGVNLSSFLLDLLDAPSWRPRWKFHHWGLSLVGALLCIVIMFLISWAFTIVSLALASLIYYYVSIKGKAGDWGDGFKSAYFQLALRSLRSLGANQVHPKNWYPIPLVFCRPWGKLPENVPCHPKLADFANCMKKKGRGMSIFVSIIDGDYHERAEDAKAACEQLSTYIEYKQCEGVAEIVVAPNMSEGFRGIVQTMGLGNLKPNIIVMRYPEIWRRENLTDIPATFVGIINDCIVANKAVVIVKGLDEWPNEYQRQYGTIDLYWIVRDGGLMLLLSQLLLTKDSFEGCKIQVFCIAEEDSDAEGLKADVKKFLYDLRMQAEVIVISMKSWEAQGEQQESVEAFSAAQQRVASYLEEMKEQARRDGTPLLADGKPVFVEEQQVEKFLYTTLKLNLMIQKYSRMAAVVLVSLPPPPFNHPASFYMEYMDLLVENVPRLLIVRGYHKDVVTLFT; this is encoded by the exons ATGCATTCGGATCAAAACAAGGAGGCAATAGACGATGGAGAAGATATTGAGATTGCGGATGATATTAATCAGTTCCCAACAGGTGTGGGACGAAAGTACAGTCCAGTAGTGGCTCACGACGTTAATGATAGTGCCGTTGTTGAGATGACTTCTATTCATCCCGGATCTTCCTCTTCTTTCCCTAAACACGAGCTCAA GAAAGTTAAAGTGGGTGTCCAGCCAAATATGGCCTCTGAAGAAAGAGAAGAGTCAGCAGCCAATCATAACATCAATGGTCCTCAAAGAGAGTCCAAACTGGAATTATTTGGCTTTGATTCTCTAGTAAATATTCTAGGTCTCAAGAG TATGACAGGGGATCAAATTCAGGCACCGTCTAGTCCAAGAGATGGTGAGGATGTAACTATCACGTTTGAGCAACCTAAG CCAACTGCTGATAAGTCGGGCACATGGATGGGAGTGTTCATGCCATGCTTGCAAAATATTTTGGGGATCATTTACTACATTAGATTTTCATG GATTGTTGGTATGGCTGGCATTGGTGAGTCATTGTTGCTGGTTGTGTTCTGTGGATCATGTACTTTCCTGACTACAGTATCGTTAAGTGCGATTGCAAGCAATGGTGCCATGAAG GGTGGTGGGCCTTACTATCTCATTGGTCGTGCATTGGGTCCAGAAGTTGGTGTCAGCATTGGGCTCTGTTTTTTCCTTGGGAATGCAATTGCTGGAGCAAT GTATGTACTGGGAGCTGTTGAGACTTTTCTAAATGCTGTACCAAGTGCTGGCATCTTTAGAG AAACTATCACACGAGTTAATGGCACAGATATTGCAGAGCCCATTACAAGTCCAAGTTTGCATGACCTGCAGATTTATGGGATTGTCGTCTCTATTCTTCTCTGCTTTGTAGTTTTTGGTGGAGTAAAAATGATCAATCGCGTTGCACCGGCATTTCTTGTACCTGTTTTATTCTCACTGCTTTGCATATTTGTCGGCATCTTTTCTGCGAGGCATGATCGTCCTGCAG TTGGGATCACAGGGTTGAATTtggaatctttcaaaaataactGGGGATCTTCTTATCAGATGACTAATAATGCTGGAATTCCAGATCCCAATGGCAAGATATACTGGGATTTTAA TGCATTGGTAGGTCTCTTCTTCCCTGCTGTGACTGGGATCATGGCAGGTTCAAACCGTTCGGCATCACTAAAGGACACTCAACGTTCAATTCCTGTTGGGACCTTAGCTGCAACTTTGACTACTACCGGTTTATATCTGGTTTCTGTGCTATTATTCGGAGCTGTTTCAACTAGAGATAAGCTTTTGACTGACAG GTTGTTGAGTGCTACAGTTGCATGGCCACTTCCAGCTATTGTTTATGTTGGGATAATCCTCTCAACCTTGGGGGCAGCCCTTCAAAGCTTGACTGGTGCTCCTCGTCTCCTTGCAGCAATTGCAAATGATGACATTCTACCTGTTCTTAACTATTTTAAGGTGGCAGATGGACATGAGCCTCATGTGGCTACTCTCTTCACTGCCTTCATCTGCATTGGTTGTGTTGTAATTGGGAATCTAGATCTTGTCTCACCTACTTCAACAATGTTTTACCTCGTATGCTATGCTGGTGTGAACTTATCCTCCTTCCTTCTGGATCTGTTAGATGCTCCCAGCTGGCGACCTCGATGGAAATTTCACCATTGGGGCCTCTCTCTTGTTGGAGCATTACTTTGTATAG TGATCATGTTTTTGATTTCCTGGGCATTCACTATTGTATCACTAGCCCTGGCAAGCCTCATATATTATTACGTAAGTATCAAGGGGAAAGCAGGAGACTGGGGTGATGGTTTTAAGAGTGCGTATTTTCAGCTTGCTCTTCGCAGTTTACGATCTTTGGGAG CAAACCAAGTACACCCGAAAAACTGGTATCCTATCCCGCTTGTATTTTGTCGTCCATGGGGCAAGCTGCCAGAAAATGTGCCGTGCCATCCAAAGCTTGCCGACTTTGCCAACTGCATGAAGAAAAAAGGCAGGGGAATGTCCATCTTTGTCTCTATTATAGATGGAGACTACCATGAACGTGCTGAGGATGCTAAGGCTGCTTGCGAGCAGCTAAGTACCTATATAGAGTACAAGCAATGTGAAGGTGTAGCTGAGATTGTTGTTGCCCCCAACATGTCAGAAGGCTTTAGAGGCATTGTTCAGACTATGGGTCTCGGAAATCTCAAGCCAAATATAATCGTAATGCGGTACCCTGAGATTTGGCGTCGTGAAAATTTGACCGATATTCCTGCTACCTTTGTAGGAATAATAAATGACTGCATTGTTGCAAACAAGGCTGTTGTCATTGTTAAGGGTCTAGATGAATGGCCAAATGAGTATCAAAGACAGTATGGTACCATCGATTTATACTGGATAGTGAGAGATGGTGGTCTTATGCTTCTGCTCTCTCAGCTCCTCCTTACAAAAGATAGCTTTGAGGGGTGTAAGATACAGGTGTTCTGCATTGCAGAGGAAGATTCTGATGCAGAGGGTCTCAAGGCGGATGTAAAGAAATTTCTTTATGATCTCCGGATGCAAGCTGAAGTTATTGTCATTTCGATGAAGTCATGGGAAGCCCAAGGGGAGCAGCAAGAATCTGTTGAAGCATTCAGTGCTGCACAGCAGAGAGTTGCTAGTTACTTGGAAGAAATGAAAGAGCAAGCGCGGAGAGACGGGACCCCTTTGTTGGCTGATGGAAAGCCTGTGTTTGTTGAAGAGCAACAAGTAGAGAAATTCCTCTATACCACTCTTAAGCTGAATttaatgatacagaaatactcGAGAATGGCTGCAGTTGTGCTCGTAAGTCTACCTCCTCCCCCTTTCAATCATCCTGCATCCTTCTACATGGAGTACATGGACCTGTTGGTTGAAAATGTACCAAGGCTCTTGATCGTTCGTGGATATCACAAAGATGTTGTCACTTTATTCACGTAG
- the LOC104088423 gene encoding cation-chloride cotransporter 1-like isoform X3, whose amino-acid sequence MGVFMPCLQNILGIIYYIRFSWIVGMAGIGESLLLVVFCGSCTFLTTVSLSAIASNGAMKGGGPYYLIGRALGPEVGVSIGLCFFLGNAIAGAMYVLGAVETFLNAVPSAGIFRETITRVNGTDIAEPITSPSLHDLQIYGIVVSILLCFVVFGGVKMINRVAPAFLVPVLFSLLCIFVGIFSARHDRPAVGITGLNLESFKNNWGSSYQMTNNAGIPDPNGKIYWDFNALVGLFFPAVTGIMAGSNRSASLKDTQRSIPVGTLAATLTTTGLYLVSVLLFGAVSTRDKLLTDRLLSATVAWPLPAIVYVGIILSTLGAALQSLTGAPRLLAAIANDDILPVLNYFKVADGHEPHVATLFTAFICIGCVVIGNLDLVSPTSTMFYLVCYAGVNLSSFLLDLLDAPSWRPRWKFHHWGLSLVGALLCIVIMFLISWAFTIVSLALASLIYYYVSIKGKAGDWGDGFKSAYFQLALRSLRSLGANQVHPKNWYPIPLVFCRPWGKLPENVPCHPKLADFANCMKKKGRGMSIFVSIIDGDYHERAEDAKAACEQLSTYIEYKQCEGVAEIVVAPNMSEGFRGIVQTMGLGNLKPNIIVMRYPEIWRRENLTDIPATFVGIINDCIVANKAVVIVKGLDEWPNEYQRQYGTIDLYWIVRDGGLMLLLSQLLLTKDSFEGCKIQVFCIAEEDSDAEGLKADVKKFLYDLRMQAEVIVISMKSWEAQGEQQESVEAFSAAQQRVASYLEEMKEQARRDGTPLLADGKPVFVEEQQVEKFLYTTLKLNLMIQKYSRMAAVVLVSLPPPPFNHPASFYMEYMDLLVENVPRLLIVRGYHKDVVTLFT is encoded by the exons ATGGGAGTGTTCATGCCATGCTTGCAAAATATTTTGGGGATCATTTACTACATTAGATTTTCATG GATTGTTGGTATGGCTGGCATTGGTGAGTCATTGTTGCTGGTTGTGTTCTGTGGATCATGTACTTTCCTGACTACAGTATCGTTAAGTGCGATTGCAAGCAATGGTGCCATGAAG GGTGGTGGGCCTTACTATCTCATTGGTCGTGCATTGGGTCCAGAAGTTGGTGTCAGCATTGGGCTCTGTTTTTTCCTTGGGAATGCAATTGCTGGAGCAAT GTATGTACTGGGAGCTGTTGAGACTTTTCTAAATGCTGTACCAAGTGCTGGCATCTTTAGAG AAACTATCACACGAGTTAATGGCACAGATATTGCAGAGCCCATTACAAGTCCAAGTTTGCATGACCTGCAGATTTATGGGATTGTCGTCTCTATTCTTCTCTGCTTTGTAGTTTTTGGTGGAGTAAAAATGATCAATCGCGTTGCACCGGCATTTCTTGTACCTGTTTTATTCTCACTGCTTTGCATATTTGTCGGCATCTTTTCTGCGAGGCATGATCGTCCTGCAG TTGGGATCACAGGGTTGAATTtggaatctttcaaaaataactGGGGATCTTCTTATCAGATGACTAATAATGCTGGAATTCCAGATCCCAATGGCAAGATATACTGGGATTTTAA TGCATTGGTAGGTCTCTTCTTCCCTGCTGTGACTGGGATCATGGCAGGTTCAAACCGTTCGGCATCACTAAAGGACACTCAACGTTCAATTCCTGTTGGGACCTTAGCTGCAACTTTGACTACTACCGGTTTATATCTGGTTTCTGTGCTATTATTCGGAGCTGTTTCAACTAGAGATAAGCTTTTGACTGACAG GTTGTTGAGTGCTACAGTTGCATGGCCACTTCCAGCTATTGTTTATGTTGGGATAATCCTCTCAACCTTGGGGGCAGCCCTTCAAAGCTTGACTGGTGCTCCTCGTCTCCTTGCAGCAATTGCAAATGATGACATTCTACCTGTTCTTAACTATTTTAAGGTGGCAGATGGACATGAGCCTCATGTGGCTACTCTCTTCACTGCCTTCATCTGCATTGGTTGTGTTGTAATTGGGAATCTAGATCTTGTCTCACCTACTTCAACAATGTTTTACCTCGTATGCTATGCTGGTGTGAACTTATCCTCCTTCCTTCTGGATCTGTTAGATGCTCCCAGCTGGCGACCTCGATGGAAATTTCACCATTGGGGCCTCTCTCTTGTTGGAGCATTACTTTGTATAG TGATCATGTTTTTGATTTCCTGGGCATTCACTATTGTATCACTAGCCCTGGCAAGCCTCATATATTATTACGTAAGTATCAAGGGGAAAGCAGGAGACTGGGGTGATGGTTTTAAGAGTGCGTATTTTCAGCTTGCTCTTCGCAGTTTACGATCTTTGGGAG CAAACCAAGTACACCCGAAAAACTGGTATCCTATCCCGCTTGTATTTTGTCGTCCATGGGGCAAGCTGCCAGAAAATGTGCCGTGCCATCCAAAGCTTGCCGACTTTGCCAACTGCATGAAGAAAAAAGGCAGGGGAATGTCCATCTTTGTCTCTATTATAGATGGAGACTACCATGAACGTGCTGAGGATGCTAAGGCTGCTTGCGAGCAGCTAAGTACCTATATAGAGTACAAGCAATGTGAAGGTGTAGCTGAGATTGTTGTTGCCCCCAACATGTCAGAAGGCTTTAGAGGCATTGTTCAGACTATGGGTCTCGGAAATCTCAAGCCAAATATAATCGTAATGCGGTACCCTGAGATTTGGCGTCGTGAAAATTTGACCGATATTCCTGCTACCTTTGTAGGAATAATAAATGACTGCATTGTTGCAAACAAGGCTGTTGTCATTGTTAAGGGTCTAGATGAATGGCCAAATGAGTATCAAAGACAGTATGGTACCATCGATTTATACTGGATAGTGAGAGATGGTGGTCTTATGCTTCTGCTCTCTCAGCTCCTCCTTACAAAAGATAGCTTTGAGGGGTGTAAGATACAGGTGTTCTGCATTGCAGAGGAAGATTCTGATGCAGAGGGTCTCAAGGCGGATGTAAAGAAATTTCTTTATGATCTCCGGATGCAAGCTGAAGTTATTGTCATTTCGATGAAGTCATGGGAAGCCCAAGGGGAGCAGCAAGAATCTGTTGAAGCATTCAGTGCTGCACAGCAGAGAGTTGCTAGTTACTTGGAAGAAATGAAAGAGCAAGCGCGGAGAGACGGGACCCCTTTGTTGGCTGATGGAAAGCCTGTGTTTGTTGAAGAGCAACAAGTAGAGAAATTCCTCTATACCACTCTTAAGCTGAATttaatgatacagaaatactcGAGAATGGCTGCAGTTGTGCTCGTAAGTCTACCTCCTCCCCCTTTCAATCATCCTGCATCCTTCTACATGGAGTACATGGACCTGTTGGTTGAAAATGTACCAAGGCTCTTGATCGTTCGTGGATATCACAAAGATGTTGTCACTTTATTCACGTAG
- the LOC104088423 gene encoding cation-chloride cotransporter 1-like isoform X2: MTGDQIQAPSSPRDGEDVTITFEQPKPTADKSGTWMGVFMPCLQNILGIIYYIRFSWIVGMAGIGESLLLVVFCGSCTFLTTVSLSAIASNGAMKGGGPYYLIGRALGPEVGVSIGLCFFLGNAIAGAMYVLGAVETFLNAVPSAGIFRETITRVNGTDIAEPITSPSLHDLQIYGIVVSILLCFVVFGGVKMINRVAPAFLVPVLFSLLCIFVGIFSARHDRPAVGITGLNLESFKNNWGSSYQMTNNAGIPDPNGKIYWDFNALVGLFFPAVTGIMAGSNRSASLKDTQRSIPVGTLAATLTTTGLYLVSVLLFGAVSTRDKLLTDRLLSATVAWPLPAIVYVGIILSTLGAALQSLTGAPRLLAAIANDDILPVLNYFKVADGHEPHVATLFTAFICIGCVVIGNLDLVSPTSTMFYLVCYAGVNLSSFLLDLLDAPSWRPRWKFHHWGLSLVGALLCIVIMFLISWAFTIVSLALASLIYYYVSIKGKAGDWGDGFKSAYFQLALRSLRSLGANQVHPKNWYPIPLVFCRPWGKLPENVPCHPKLADFANCMKKKGRGMSIFVSIIDGDYHERAEDAKAACEQLSTYIEYKQCEGVAEIVVAPNMSEGFRGIVQTMGLGNLKPNIIVMRYPEIWRRENLTDIPATFVGIINDCIVANKAVVIVKGLDEWPNEYQRQYGTIDLYWIVRDGGLMLLLSQLLLTKDSFEGCKIQVFCIAEEDSDAEGLKADVKKFLYDLRMQAEVIVISMKSWEAQGEQQESVEAFSAAQQRVASYLEEMKEQARRDGTPLLADGKPVFVEEQQVEKFLYTTLKLNLMIQKYSRMAAVVLVSLPPPPFNHPASFYMEYMDLLVENVPRLLIVRGYHKDVVTLFT; this comes from the exons ATGACAGGGGATCAAATTCAGGCACCGTCTAGTCCAAGAGATGGTGAGGATGTAACTATCACGTTTGAGCAACCTAAG CCAACTGCTGATAAGTCGGGCACATGGATGGGAGTGTTCATGCCATGCTTGCAAAATATTTTGGGGATCATTTACTACATTAGATTTTCATG GATTGTTGGTATGGCTGGCATTGGTGAGTCATTGTTGCTGGTTGTGTTCTGTGGATCATGTACTTTCCTGACTACAGTATCGTTAAGTGCGATTGCAAGCAATGGTGCCATGAAG GGTGGTGGGCCTTACTATCTCATTGGTCGTGCATTGGGTCCAGAAGTTGGTGTCAGCATTGGGCTCTGTTTTTTCCTTGGGAATGCAATTGCTGGAGCAAT GTATGTACTGGGAGCTGTTGAGACTTTTCTAAATGCTGTACCAAGTGCTGGCATCTTTAGAG AAACTATCACACGAGTTAATGGCACAGATATTGCAGAGCCCATTACAAGTCCAAGTTTGCATGACCTGCAGATTTATGGGATTGTCGTCTCTATTCTTCTCTGCTTTGTAGTTTTTGGTGGAGTAAAAATGATCAATCGCGTTGCACCGGCATTTCTTGTACCTGTTTTATTCTCACTGCTTTGCATATTTGTCGGCATCTTTTCTGCGAGGCATGATCGTCCTGCAG TTGGGATCACAGGGTTGAATTtggaatctttcaaaaataactGGGGATCTTCTTATCAGATGACTAATAATGCTGGAATTCCAGATCCCAATGGCAAGATATACTGGGATTTTAA TGCATTGGTAGGTCTCTTCTTCCCTGCTGTGACTGGGATCATGGCAGGTTCAAACCGTTCGGCATCACTAAAGGACACTCAACGTTCAATTCCTGTTGGGACCTTAGCTGCAACTTTGACTACTACCGGTTTATATCTGGTTTCTGTGCTATTATTCGGAGCTGTTTCAACTAGAGATAAGCTTTTGACTGACAG GTTGTTGAGTGCTACAGTTGCATGGCCACTTCCAGCTATTGTTTATGTTGGGATAATCCTCTCAACCTTGGGGGCAGCCCTTCAAAGCTTGACTGGTGCTCCTCGTCTCCTTGCAGCAATTGCAAATGATGACATTCTACCTGTTCTTAACTATTTTAAGGTGGCAGATGGACATGAGCCTCATGTGGCTACTCTCTTCACTGCCTTCATCTGCATTGGTTGTGTTGTAATTGGGAATCTAGATCTTGTCTCACCTACTTCAACAATGTTTTACCTCGTATGCTATGCTGGTGTGAACTTATCCTCCTTCCTTCTGGATCTGTTAGATGCTCCCAGCTGGCGACCTCGATGGAAATTTCACCATTGGGGCCTCTCTCTTGTTGGAGCATTACTTTGTATAG TGATCATGTTTTTGATTTCCTGGGCATTCACTATTGTATCACTAGCCCTGGCAAGCCTCATATATTATTACGTAAGTATCAAGGGGAAAGCAGGAGACTGGGGTGATGGTTTTAAGAGTGCGTATTTTCAGCTTGCTCTTCGCAGTTTACGATCTTTGGGAG CAAACCAAGTACACCCGAAAAACTGGTATCCTATCCCGCTTGTATTTTGTCGTCCATGGGGCAAGCTGCCAGAAAATGTGCCGTGCCATCCAAAGCTTGCCGACTTTGCCAACTGCATGAAGAAAAAAGGCAGGGGAATGTCCATCTTTGTCTCTATTATAGATGGAGACTACCATGAACGTGCTGAGGATGCTAAGGCTGCTTGCGAGCAGCTAAGTACCTATATAGAGTACAAGCAATGTGAAGGTGTAGCTGAGATTGTTGTTGCCCCCAACATGTCAGAAGGCTTTAGAGGCATTGTTCAGACTATGGGTCTCGGAAATCTCAAGCCAAATATAATCGTAATGCGGTACCCTGAGATTTGGCGTCGTGAAAATTTGACCGATATTCCTGCTACCTTTGTAGGAATAATAAATGACTGCATTGTTGCAAACAAGGCTGTTGTCATTGTTAAGGGTCTAGATGAATGGCCAAATGAGTATCAAAGACAGTATGGTACCATCGATTTATACTGGATAGTGAGAGATGGTGGTCTTATGCTTCTGCTCTCTCAGCTCCTCCTTACAAAAGATAGCTTTGAGGGGTGTAAGATACAGGTGTTCTGCATTGCAGAGGAAGATTCTGATGCAGAGGGTCTCAAGGCGGATGTAAAGAAATTTCTTTATGATCTCCGGATGCAAGCTGAAGTTATTGTCATTTCGATGAAGTCATGGGAAGCCCAAGGGGAGCAGCAAGAATCTGTTGAAGCATTCAGTGCTGCACAGCAGAGAGTTGCTAGTTACTTGGAAGAAATGAAAGAGCAAGCGCGGAGAGACGGGACCCCTTTGTTGGCTGATGGAAAGCCTGTGTTTGTTGAAGAGCAACAAGTAGAGAAATTCCTCTATACCACTCTTAAGCTGAATttaatgatacagaaatactcGAGAATGGCTGCAGTTGTGCTCGTAAGTCTACCTCCTCCCCCTTTCAATCATCCTGCATCCTTCTACATGGAGTACATGGACCTGTTGGTTGAAAATGTACCAAGGCTCTTGATCGTTCGTGGATATCACAAAGATGTTGTCACTTTATTCACGTAG